The Juglans regia cultivar Chandler chromosome 2, Walnut 2.0, whole genome shotgun sequence genome includes a window with the following:
- the LOC118347698 gene encoding uncharacterized protein LOC118347698 produces the protein MANSVWSNLYKDTWVEVMATRTSDHKPLLMHILKMKGKRGERKMGFKYEAGWALEKDCERIIKKVWEKKELQKEETGSNIEEIRRVKEKLNLLLEMEDLKWKQRAKCNWYKYGDKNTKYFHDCANQRRKKNLISSVYDENKRRMEGFSDVEATFRGYFESLVQSSAPSKEDIDECLVGMEAKVTAEMNDSLMKRFSRVEVEEALMQMAPLKAPGPDVLINGFHGLKFWPKRGLRQGDPLSPYLFIICAEGLSNILNFYEKQKLTRGVQVTRGGSSINHLLFADDCILFGRAKLEEWHRIQEVLKNYEKASGQFLNKEKTSLFFSSNTREGDRRVIVDAGNSIACGSYEKYLGLPTLAGKEILIKAVLQAIPTYTMSVFKLPKRLCRDINLLLSRFWWVNQQGESSICWRKWEKMGKQKSKGGLGFRDVESFNMALLAKQGWRLIKNPMSLAARVFKEKYFRQSNFMDAKLNSQPSLIWRSIWQARELVKDGVRWRVGDGSKIKIWGEKWLPSPSSFSIQSPISVLQAEAKVEELIDKQKGEWREDLIRTMFSFNEAEQILSIPLSRGLVQDKLFWGSSKIGEFSVGSAYFLQLDRLKSLQGESSREGSKDEKWSIIWNLTVPNSVKIFLWKVGNNLLPTKENLFKRKIVTEKSCTICFAESETIMHAIWECPAANDIWADKDRFPKTVLQKASEPLVEYKAAQALLQQTKQSQVRGRGDLKWEKPAAGLVKINWDASLDVKDRRMGVGIIIRDEEGEALVAVCDQKEHVDNPMVAESYALRVALDVCGELNIQRAIFEGDAKSVITAVHREAEDLSLVGFIVEDIKFSFHRRPDWQLLFVFREKNIIAHILAGKALSFKEKIVWIDEMPDFIVEDLERDRICIS, from the exons ATGGCCAATTCAGTTTGGTCCAATCTTTATAAAGATACATGGGTGGAGGTGATGGCAACAAGAACATCTGATCATAAACCTTTACTAATGCATATCTTGAAGATGAAAGGCAAGAGAGGGGAAAGGAAGATGGGGTTTAAGTATGAGGCTGGCTGGGCATTAGAAAAAGATTGTGAGAGGATCATAAAGAAAGTGTGGGAGAAGAAA GAATTACAAAAGGAGGAAACTGGCAGTAACATAGAGGAGATAAGAAGGGTTAAAGAAAAGTTGAATTTACTCTTGGAAATGGAAGACcttaaatggaaacaaagggctaaATGCAATTGGTATAAGTATGGGGATAAGAATACgaaatatttccatgattgtgccaatcaaagaaggaaaaagaaccTCATTAGTTCAGtgtatgatgaaaataaaagaagaatggaGGGTTTTTCAGATGTGGAAGCAACTTTTAGAGGTTATTTTGAAAGTCTGGTTCAGTCCTCAGCACCTAGTAAGGAAGACATAGATGAATGTTTGGTAGGGATGGAAGCAAAGGTTACGGCTGAAATGAATGACTCTTTGATGAAAAGGTTCTCTAGAGTAGAAGTGGAAGAGGCTTTAATGCAAATGGCTCCTTTAAAAGCTCCtggtcctgatg TGCTCATTAACGGCTTTCATGGCCTTAAATTCTGGCCAAAAAGGgggttgagacaaggggatcctttgtCACCCTACCTTTTCATTATCTGTGCCGAAGGTCTGAGCAACATTctgaatttttatgaaaaacagaAGCTTACGAGGGGAGTGCAAGTGACTAGAGGGGGCAGTAGCATTAACCACTTgctatttgcagatgactgCATCCTTTTTGGAAGAGCAAAGCTAGAAGAGTGGCATAGGATCCAAGAggtgttaaaaaattatgagaaagcCTCGGGGCAATTTCTTAATAAGGAAAAGACTTCTTTATTCTTTAGTAGCAACACAAGGGAAGGGGATAGAAGGGTGATAGTGGATGCTGGAAATTCCATAGCCTGTGGCAGCTATGAGAAATACCTAGGTCTGCCCACTCTT GCTGGAAAAGAAATTCTTATTAAAGCAGTTCTCCAGGCAATCCCAACCTATACTATGTCAGTTTTTAAACTCCCTAAACGGCTATGTCGTGATATTAATTTGTTGCTTTCAAGATTCTGGTGGGTTAATCAGCAGGGAGAAAGTAGTATTTGTTGGAGGAAATGGGAAAAGATGGGGAAGCAGAAGAGTAAGGGGGGTTTAGGTTTCAGGGATGTGGAATCTTTTAACATGGCTCTTTTAGCCAAGCAAGGTTGGAGATTGATAAAGAACCCTATGTCTTTAGCAGCAAGagtttttaaagagaaatactttagacaATCAAATTTTATGGATGCAAAGTTAAACTCTCAACCATCTTTGATCTGGCGAAGCATTTGGCAGGCAAGGGAGTTAGTGAAGGATGGTGTGAGATGGAGAGTGGGGGATGGCAGCAAGATTAAAATATGGGGAGAGAAGTGGTTACCTTCTCCCTCATCTTTTTCTATACAGTCACCTATTTCTGTTTTGCAGGCAGAGGCAAAAGTGGAAGAATTAATTGATAAACAAAAGGGAGAATGGAGAGAAGATTTGATTCGaacaatgttttctttcaatgaAGCTGAGCAGATTTTGAGTATCCCTTTGAGTAGAGGATTGGTTCAAGACAAATTGTTTTGGGGTTCATCCAAAATAGGTGAGTTCTCTGTGGGAAGCGCTTATTTCCTGCAGTTAGATAGATTAAAAAGTCTACAAGGAGAAAGTTCAAGAGAAGGATCCAAGGATGAGAAATGGAGTATCATTTGGAACCTCACGGTGCCTAATTCAGTAAAAATTTTTCTGTGGAAGGTGGGAAACAACTTATTGCCAACAAAGGAgaatttgtttaaaagaaagatAGTGACTGAAAAATCATGCACAATCTGTTTTGCAGAGTCTGAAACTATTATGCATGCTATTTGGGAATGCCCAGCAGCTAATGACATTTGGGCAGAT aAAGATCGTTTCCCCAAAACAGTACTGCAGAAGGCCAGTGAACCCTTAGTAGAATATAAGGCTGCCCAAGCTCTTCTACAACAGACAAAGCAAAGCCAAGTAAGAGGAAGGGGTGATCTGAAATGGGAAAAACCAGCTGCTGGTTTAGTGAAGATAAATTGGGATGCTTCCTTGGATGTGAAGGATAGAAGAATGGGAGTAGGAATTATTATTAGGGATGAGGAAGGGGAAGCTCTAGTGGCTGTTTGTGATCAAAAAGAACATGTTGACAATCCAATGGTGGCAGAGAGTTATGCGTTGAGAGTGGCTCTAGATGTGTGTGGTGAACTTAACATTCAAAGGGCAATatttgaaggggatgcaaaaTCAGTCATTACGGCAGTTCATAGGGAAGCTGAGGATCTCTCTTTGGTGGGATTTATAGTGGAagatattaaattttcttttcataggAGGCCTGATTGGcaattactttttgtttttagagagaaaaacattATAGCACACATTTTAGCTGGGAAAGCTTtgagttttaaagaaaaaatagtttggATAGATGAGATGCCAGATTTTATTGTTGAAGATCTGGAAAGAGATAGAATTTGtatttcttga